The window GACAATGTGTCCGAGATTGCAGCAAACAGCATGCAAAAGGGAAAGACGACAAAGATCACGGCTTCAAGCATGGAGGCGGTGTCCGCGGTGAAAGCTTGCTGGTTTCGAGTCTAGGCGCGTTCGATTAACGATCGATGAGGCCGGACGTTCAAAATCCTTGTTCCCGCTCGACGTGCCAATGACATGACCATGAACAGAACAAGGGCCGCCAGGTTGGCGGCCCTTGTTCGAAGCGACTGGATTGCTTCGATATTACGACTTGTTGACAGCAGCCGCGATGGCGTCGAACTTGGCGTTCAGCGCGCCACCGAGCGACGTAGCGCCGACCATGATGGCGAGGGCGATGAGAGCGGCGATCAGACCATATTCGATAGCGGTCGCGCCGGATTCATCCTTCACAAAGCGTGCGATGAGGTTAGACATTCGAGAGCTCCTACTCCACGTGTTACAGCACTTCCGTCAACTTCTCTGGTGGTTGATCGGATGCTGCCAATCTAGGCGGGAGCCCTTTCGATCGGCTTAATAAATAGCCTTACCAATTCCTTTCCGGCGGCGATCCCGTCGCGTGGTTAACCGTGGCCTAAACCTCCAAAAGCTGGCCGGCGGGCCCGGAAACCCGTGCAGACAGGCGCGTCCCGCAATATTGCTAAAACAGCATTTGCTGTGGCGGGCAGCACGGAAGACGGCCAATCGTTATCGCGGCCGGCTTCGGTTTAACCGTTGGTTCACCAATCTCCTTCATGTTCCGTTGAACAGTTCGCCGCCTAGGAACGTCTCAATGATCTGGTCGAAGCCATCATTCGCTGCCGCAGCGCTGGCAGCCGTTGCTTTCGTCATGCCGGCAAAGGCGGGCGCGGGCATCGAAGTCACCATGAACCAGGCAAAGATCGTCAAACTGTCGCGTGCGGCCGACACGGTCGTCGTCGGCAATCCGGCGATTGCCGACGCCTCCGTGCAGGATGCCTCTACCATCGTCCTCACCGGCAAGGGTTTCGGCGTCACCAATCTGGTCGTGCTCGATCCGGACGGCAGCCCTATCATCGACGAGCAGGTGACCGTCGTGCGGCAGGCAGCGTCTTCGGTGCGCATCTACCGGCGCGCCGAGGTCCAGACCATGTCCTGCACGCCCTATTGCGAGAGCTCGTACAAGAGCGAGGCCGAGAAAGCTTCCGAAGCAGAAATGAACGCCGGCCACTGAGCCGATAGCCGTGACGTTAACGGCGGGTTAAACGTCGCCCGGCGAATTT is drawn from Mesorhizobium sp. B1-1-8 and contains these coding sequences:
- a CDS encoding Flp family type IVb pilin translates to MSNLIARFVKDESGATAIEYGLIAALIALAIMVGATSLGGALNAKFDAIAAAVNKS
- a CDS encoding pilus assembly protein N-terminal domain-containing protein, with the protein product MIWSKPSFAAAALAAVAFVMPAKAGAGIEVTMNQAKIVKLSRAADTVVVGNPAIADASVQDASTIVLTGKGFGVTNLVVLDPDGSPIIDEQVTVVRQAASSVRIYRRAEVQTMSCTPYCESSYKSEAEKASEAEMNAGH